Proteins encoded together in one Cyanobacterium stanieri LEGE 03274 window:
- the cbiT gene encoding precorrin-6Y C5,15-methyltransferase subunit CbiT: MVWKYRTSGIPDELFERLPGIPLTKREVRLLILSALRLEDKSIIWDIGAGTGTVSVEMGLLCPESEIIAVERDPEIVSLIEKNCQKFGVNNVRVMEGFAPECLSQIKSKPDRVFIGGGKSVKNVLGEVWGNLESGGRVVAIASNLENLYQISEGLAELQARNIEVVQSSINRLETRGISQVFAAIAPIFILSGEKI; the protein is encoded by the coding sequence ATGGTGTGGAAATATAGGACGAGTGGTATTCCTGATGAGCTTTTTGAGCGTTTACCTGGGATTCCTTTGACCAAAAGAGAGGTAAGGTTATTAATTCTATCGGCGTTGCGTTTGGAAGATAAATCGATTATCTGGGATATTGGGGCGGGTACGGGTACAGTGTCGGTGGAGATGGGTTTGTTGTGTCCTGAGAGCGAAATTATTGCGGTAGAGCGCGATCCTGAAATTGTCTCATTGATTGAAAAAAATTGTCAAAAATTTGGGGTGAATAATGTGAGGGTAATGGAGGGTTTTGCGCCTGAGTGTTTGAGTCAGATTAAGTCTAAGCCTGATCGGGTTTTTATTGGTGGGGGAAAGTCGGTTAAAAATGTTTTGGGGGAGGTTTGGGGTAATTTAGAGTCTGGGGGAAGGGTAGTGGCGATCGCCTCTAACTTGGAAAATCTTTATCAAATTTCTGAGGGCCTAGCCGAATTACAAGCCCGTAATATAGAGGTGGTACAATCATCTATTAATCGCCTAGAAACAAGGGGTATTAGTCAGGTATTTGCGGCGATCGCCC
- a CDS encoding helix-turn-helix domain-containing protein, whose translation MKIAQRMDKVTPLSALIGEAGFDSYLDFSRRTGIAELILHRIDCGLMDQIPLKHIKALARALDLSLGDFLQRIEGQISDIPEGQGEVMEKVQRQVIETLESLLLQLPTMVKVVDKKPDLPAMRLIPLLKPLYNLLSGWDIRAIAPVGAIVDYNPQEHELMTETSNKVEKVEIRYVGYRQKDKLLYRARVSPVDDEKNKLKKDS comes from the coding sequence TTTGATTGGGGAGGCAGGTTTTGATAGTTATTTAGATTTTAGTCGTCGCACGGGAATTGCTGAGTTAATTTTACATCGCATTGACTGTGGGTTAATGGATCAAATTCCCCTTAAGCATATTAAGGCTTTGGCAAGGGCGTTGGATTTATCTTTGGGAGACTTTTTACAGAGGATAGAGGGGCAAATCTCTGATATTCCTGAGGGGCAAGGGGAAGTTATGGAGAAAGTGCAACGGCAGGTTATTGAAACTTTAGAATCTTTGTTGTTACAACTTCCTACCATGGTTAAGGTGGTGGATAAAAAACCAGATTTACCCGCTATGCGTTTAATTCCTTTGCTTAAACCTTTATATAATCTTTTGTCTGGTTGGGATATAAGGGCGATCGCCCCTGTGGGTGCTATTGTTGATTATAATCCTCAAGAACATGAGTTAATGACTGAAACATCAAATAAGGTGGAAAAGGTAGAAATTCGTTATGTGGGCTATCGTCAAAAGGATAAACTATTATATCGAGCGAGGGTAAGCCCCGTGGACGATGAGAAAAATAAACTTAAGAAAGATTCCTAA